The Metarhizium brunneum chromosome 3, complete sequence DNA window GCGCAACCTTTGCCTGTGCTCTCCTAGCtgccttttcctccttggctctcttcttcagctcagCATTTGATAGAGTCTTCTCGCCGGGGGCGTCTGAGGATGCAGCTTGGTCTGGTTGCTGGGGGGTTTTAGGCTGGCCCCGGGTTTTCTGGTCTTTCTTCGCGGCGGCGTCGCCTACGGGAGCGGTCTGGCCGCCCTCTGTAGCCATGAGGGTCGGAAGGGGAGTGTTGTTGAATTTTGTCAATAGGATTATGATTATGCCTGGTGGTGTTTGAGCTGCGTGCTAGGGAGGGGCACAACAGGGAGTCGGTGAGAGCAGTTCGTTCGGCTCAGGCGTATTGTTAAGTGAAGAATCGCTAGCTAGACGTGTTGCGGGATGCAGTTTCGAAGTTGACGGAAATTAGCAAGTTGAGTGTGCAAAATGGCGAAGCTGGCGTCTGGTCTTTTTAACTTGCCGCTGGCCAAAGTTTGAGTCACCGCAGTTGAGTGGAGGGATGCCCCGCGCTAAGGAGCTGCCCACACGCAAGTGGCTCAACACTTGTGCGTCGATGTGCAGGAGTGCAGGAATCATGGTCGAAGGACTAGCGAGCTTGAGAAGTGCTTTTGGACTGACGATAAAATCTAATGGGCTTTATTTTGAGGGTCTGAGATGGTGTGTATATACCTAGGTTTATTGACTGTCGATACCATAATTGCCAAATGGCCCAAGTGCACTTTTGCTCTCCGTTCATGTTTTTAATATTGCCCTGCGTACTAACTAACCACCAAACGCCCACGAGAGAGTTGCggccaaacattgaagtgccCAAGAAATTTCAGCACCGATACCTCGAGCTCTGTGTCGAGCTGCACCTGCATCACGACGGATGGAACgtcgaaaaaaagaagttcCATATATTTCTATTCATGGACGCGTGACCTAGGGAGATTAAATTTCGAAGGACACCCCAAGCTAGGGCActagcatcaccaccactcGTCACGGCGGGAAATTCATCACATAACCCCGTGCGCCCCCAACCACAGTCCGCATCTTGCCCTGATCGAGGCATGAAAACAGAATCGGGCAGTtaaggtacctagtaggtattGGAAACGACATCACTTTCTCCATACACAGTACTGTCTCCTGCATTCCTACTCTCGAGCCCCGTTCCTCCCACCTACTCTAGACCCTTCTTCACGCCAGCCTCAAACGGACCAGTCGCAATGAAAGACAAAAGTCAAAGTGTTCCAAAAATTCCCTGCCCGAATAAATCAAACAGGAGCGGTTTTGTTATAGTTTTCAACTAGCAAAATTCCTCTCTCAGCTCATCGCTTCAGGGAGAAGGAAAACGCCCGTGCACTTGGATGGAGaggaaaggaagaaaagaagactGAAAGGACGGGGCGCAGGGCGACATTTTATAGGCAAAATTTCCTCGCCCCAGATCAGCATGCTTATGTAAGTAATTTCATGTTGCTTGTTTGGCCTGCAGGCACGGGTGGACAGGGGCGGCTTCTGAGCTTCTGATTGGTTGGTATTGCCAGGCATCAACTGTGACTTCCACAGCCGCACGTGGAAAAATGCAGATTCGCGGCGCCATTTTTGACCAGATATCACGCAAGGGGAACTTTATCGACGGACGAGAATCTTACACAGGGAGATTCCGCGTAGTACTGGCTTGGGATTATCCTTTCTGGTGCTGTCTCTGCTTTTTGCTTTCTGAACTATCTGGAGTGCAAGGTTCTTTAGCTGTGCACTCGGCTTGCAGGCAGCCTGTTGATTTGTTGTGCAAACACCGAAAACCTTGTTAATAAATTGAACCAAATTAGTGAATAACCGGCTCAATTTTGCAGCTCAAATATGCCTCGTGGCGTTTTTGATGGCTCCGAAATCGTACTCCAGACAGGTCTAGTCCCGTAGATGCTCTCCAGCCACACGACAGATTCACGGATGGCATCCATAAGCTCACAGCAGCACCTAAATAGATAAAATATGCAGCAAAAATTACTCCGCACGGCAGGGTGATTTGTATATTCCAAAGACTAAGAATATGTACAGAATACCGTATCAAACCGCGCGGGGTGATGCTAAATCTCCCGACGCAGTGCCGAGGTGAATTGAGTCACGGGTCACGACACTGCACCAGATATCCGGCCACGGACTTGTTCACGCAAAACTTCACCTCGTCACATCACCCCCAAGATGAAGTTTGCTCGCGCCTTTTCCACCAACGGCGTCCCGGCCAACAAGGTCAAATTTGTCCCTACCTCAGGCACCTATCCCAAGGGCTTCTCAGCCGCCGGTGTCTTCTGTGGCGTGAAGCCGGGGAACACCAGCAAGCCCGACATTGCTCTGGTGACGTCGGATCGCGACTGCGCTGCCgcggccgtcttcaccaaAAACAAGTTCCAGGCTGCTCCCGTCACCTTCAGCCGAACCTTGCTTCAGAGAAAATCCAATGCTGGTCTGCGAAGCGTCATTGTCAACTCGGGCAATGCGAATGCCGTGACCGGCATCGGAGGCCTTCAAGATGCCGCCAGGATGGCCGAGACGACTGACCAGCGGGTCGGCACCGAGAACTCAACAATCGTCATGAGCACAGGAGTCATTGGTCAGAGGTGAGGCGCGAACTGCTCGAGGCTCATTGCCTTGTTTGAGACTACGTTGACAAACGTGCATTGCAGGCTGCCCATTCAAAAGATTGTCGACCATATTCCCCTGGCCATCCATCGCGCCGGCGCCACCCACAAGGACTGGCTCAACTGCGCAACGGCCATTTGCACAACTGATACCTTCCCAAAGCTCATGTCCAGGCCGTTTGAGctcccttcttctccggGGATCGAGTACCGCATTGCGGGCATGACCAAGGGTGCCGGCATGATGGCGCCCAACATGGCGACgctcttggccatcttggccacggATGCGCCCATTGCCCCCGGCATCATGACCAATGTTCTTCGACGCGCCGTCAACAGGTCCTTCAACTCCATCACCGTGGACGGGGACACCTCCACCAACGATACCGTCGCGCTGTTGGCAAACGGCGCCGCAGGCGGCAAGGAGGTGTCGTCCGAGCAGTCGCCCGACTACGATGCCTTCCAGACGGTACTGACCGACTTTGCCACTGACCTGGCCAAGTACCTTGTccgcgacggcgagggcgccaCCAAGTTTGTCACCATTCGCGTGGTCAACAGCGCGTCTGAAGAATCCGCCCGCCAAGTCGCGCGAGCCATTGCCCTCTCGCCGCTGGTCAAGACTGCGCTCTACGGCAGGGACGCCAACTGGGGCCGTATTCTGTGCGCGGCTGGCTACTCGCTCATCTCCAAGCCCGGGCAGCCTGTCAATGACGTTCCCGAGATTGTCCCCGAGAAGACGAGCGTTTCGTTCATCCCCACCGACGGGTCCAAGGAGCTCAAGCTGCTGGTAAATGGTGAGCCGGAGGTTGTCGATGAGAAGCGGGCGAGCGAGATTCTAGAGATGGAAGACTTGGAGATCCTAGTGTCTCTGGGCACTGGTGATGAGAGTGCCGTGCACTGGACCTGCGACTTGAGCCATGACTATGTTACCATCAATGGTGATTACCGGACCTGAGTGTTGAACAATGTCTTGGTTACAGGAACCCGAGGCCTGTTGGCAGTTTTATAGAATCTTTCCGAGGCGTTTCATATCCAAGCACACGCCTTTATCACTGCGATAGAATGCATGCCGCGTTAACACACACCAGGCACTGCCAATAAAGTGGGAATATGAgaacttttttttggcctcTAGATTGTAAACCCCGTCTGTTCAAGACATTTAAACTCCGACATGTATCTAACGTAAAAGCCAACCCACCCCGTTCAAGCGCTCAGTGTACCCTTCGTGCTAGGAACCTCACCCTCCTTGCCCTTAACCCTCGTCGTAGCCATCCTGATAGCCACAGCCAAGGCCTTGAACGCACTCTCGGCCCGGTGGTGGTCATTGTCGCCCCGCAGGCAGTCGACGTGCAGAGTCACCCGGGCGCCCTGCGCAAAGCTCTGCAGGCAGTGAGGAACCATCTCGGTGCTCAGCTTCCCCAGCCACTCGCGCTTCAACCCCAGGTCAATCACGCTGTAGGGACGGTTGGAcaggtcgacgacggcgcgggAAAGGGCCTCGTCCAGCGGCGCATATGCGTATCCGAACCgggcgacgccggcgagaCTCCCGAGTGCCTGGTTGAAGGCGTATCCGAGAGCAATGCAGCAGTCTTCAGCGGTGTGGTGGTCGTCAACTATCCGCAGAGCCGGGTCAGCTTTCTATGCACGGTTCGAATTTTTGGAAGGGGGCAAACGAACTGTGAAGATCGCCCTCGCAGTTGATTGCGAAACTCCAGCCCGCGTGCTTGGCTAGCGCGTGGAGCATGTGGTCGAGGAAGCCGATTCCGGTGTTCACGGAGATGATTTGCGACTTGCTGGACTGGGAGGCGTGGCCGGTGGTGGCCTTGAGCAGACGGGCATCCGTGTCGGCTGGGAattcgccgccgtcgaggttgatggcgagTTGGATCTTGGTCTCGTTGGTGTCGCGGGCGAGAGCCGCCGATCGGACGGGGAGGGGGGATCCCATTGTGTTGAATTGACTGGGTTGTGCTTGTGGGTGTTTGAATCGGGTCTCGTAAGAAGGGATGGAGGGGAATTATGCCGTTGGAAATAATTTATGGATGGCTGACCCAATGTGAGTCGAATTGGTAGTCCGTCATTGAGGGTCCTGCATCGGCGACGGCCACTCTTGGGTCGActtttgccaacattgaatgctaGCTGCAAACAAAAATGGAGGACTTTGGGGGGGGCGTGTGCGCTGGAGCTACCAGACCCCGCTGGTCTTCAGCCCACGCCCCTGGAGGCTGGAGCTGTCGACTGTTGTGCTGCATGTGCCCAGTTGTTGCACCACCAATTGAGACGCGCTTCGCATCGCGCTTGCAACAAACACCGgttgacttcaatgttgggctgGTGATTGCAAACGGGCAACACCATGCCGCCTCGGACCCCGCGACACCACCGTCTACAATAAGTCTTATTGCTCCATTTCTTCTCCCACCCATGGGCGCCACAGTATGGAAAAATTCTTGAGGGATTGGCGGCAAGATGCCTTGAACAAAGCCCAGTACGATGCGGCCATTTTTATCGGCGACAAGCTCTTGGCCCTGACCAGTCAGTCCTGTCCTTGAACAAGTCTCTCGTGCTCTACATCAAGCCCTAACGCAGTCATCTATATCACATCTCCAGACGACGACCAGGACGCTTTTTGGCTCGCCCAAGTCCACTTTGCTACGGGCAACTACACTCGCGCTCAAGCCTTCCTCTCCAAACAGGACCTCATCTCCCGGAACCCATCCTGTCGCTACCTCGCAGGCCACTGCCTTATCAAGCAGTCTCGCTACGAAGAGGCGCTCGTGGTTCTCGGAGAACGGAACCCTACGCACCTGATATCCAACGGCGGGAGCAACAAGCGCAAGTCACAGCCCCGCCACGGCAATCGGCGGCGTGATggcgaggtggacgaggaagaggccgCCAACCGACGATTCGAGGCCGCCATGTGCTTCCTGAGGGGGATATGCTACGCCAAACAAAACGCATTTGATCGAGCCAAGGAATGCTACAAGGACGCTGTGCGGATCGATGTTCGGTGTTTTGAGGCTTTCCAACAGCTGATGAAGAATTCGCTGCTGTCGCCAGACGAAGAATGGCAGTTCCTCGAGAGCTTGGACTTTGACTCGATATCCGTTTCGGGAGACGTATCTTCGTCGCAGGAAGCTGCAGACTTTACCAAGATGCTTTACACTACCAGGCTGTCAAAATACCGAAACCCAGCTGCTTTCGAGACGGCGTACGATTCTCTCTCGACACATTATCATTTAGCCACAAACCCCGACCTTCAACTGGCGCGGGCTGACCTTTTGTACACGCAATGCCGCTACCAGGACGCTCTCGCCATTACCAACGCGATCCTGCAAGAGGACAAGTACAATTTCTCCATTTACCCAGTGCATCTCGCCTGCCTGTACGAGCTCAGAATGAAGCACCTGCTCTTTCTTGTGGCGCATGACCTCGCCGACACACACCCCGAGGAGCCATGCACGTGGTTGGCGGTCGGTGTCTACTATTTTGCGATTGACAAGATTGCGGAAGCCCGTCGATATTTTAGTAAAGCTAGTATGATGGATGCTCATTTCGGACCGGCCTGGATTGGCTTTGCGCACACCTTCGCCGCCGAGGGAGAGCATGACCAGGCCATCTCGGCGTATTCGACCGCCGCACGCCTCTTCATGGGCACTCACTTGCCGCAGATTTTTCTGGGCATGCAAAACCACGCCCTCAACAACATGGCGCTGGCGGAGGAATTCCTCAAGACGGCATACGGTTTGTGCAAGACGGACCCATTGCTGCTCAACGAGATGGGCATTGTCAAGTACCACCAGGACCGTCCCCGAGATGCCGTGCAATACTTTGAGGCGGCTCTTGACATTGCCGAAGAGATCAACAGCGAACCGGGGGCATGGGTTGCCACCAAGACAAACCTGGGCCATGCGTACAGACGACTCCGGCAATTCAATAAGGCGCTGGATGTGTTCAACGACGTGCTAAGGCTGGGCGGTAAGGACGCGGCCATCTTCAGCGCAAAGGGCCTCATCCTGATGGAGCAGAACCGGCCGGAAGAGGCGGTGTCGGTGCTGCATCAGGCGCTAGCCATCAACCCGCAGGACAGCATCGCCACGGAACTCTTGAACAAGGCGCTCGAGGAGACGGTGTTGGCAGATGGCGctgcggaggaggaggcggacgATCTGGCCGATTTCGAAAGCCACCTGGATCAGAGAAAGTTGGAGGCGGCGCAACGAGTCAATGGACGCCGGGCTGGGCGC harbors:
- the ArgJ gene encoding Arginine biosynthesis bifunctional protein ArgJ, which encodes MKFARAFSTNGVPANKVKFVPTSGTYPKGFSAAGVFCGVKPGNTSKPDIALVTSDRDCAAAAVFTKNKFQAAPVTFSRTLLQRKSNAGLRSVIVNSGNANAVTGIGGLQDAARMAETTDQRVGTENSTIVMSTGVIGQRLPIQKIVDHIPLAIHRAGATHKDWLNCATAICTTDTFPKLMSRPFELPSSPGIEYRIAGMTKGAGMMAPNMATLLAILATDAPIAPGIMTNVLRRAVNRSFNSITVDGDTSTNDTVALLANGAAGGKEVSSEQSPDYDAFQTVLTDFATDLAKYLVRDGEGATKFVTIRVVNSASEESARQVARAIALSPLVKTALYGRDANWGRILCAAGYSLISKPGQPVNDVPEIVPEKTSVSFIPTDGSKELKLLVNGEPEVVDEKRASEILEMEDLEILVSLGTGDESAVHWTCDLSHDYVTINGDYRT
- the cut9 gene encoding Anaphase-promoting complex subunit cut9, which codes for MEKFLRDWRQDALNKAQYDAAIFIGDKLLALTIIYITSPDDDQDAFWLAQVHFATGNYTRAQAFLSKQDLISRNPSCRYLAGHCLIKQSRYEEALVVLGERNPTHLISNGGSNKRKSQPRHGNRRRDGEVDEEEAANRRFEAAMCFLRGICYAKQNAFDRAKECYKDAVRIDVRCFEAFQQLMKNSLLSPDEEWQFLESLDFDSISVSGDVSSSQEAADFTKMLYTTRLSKYRNPAAFETAYDSLSTHYHLATNPDLQLARADLLYTQCRYQDALAITNAILQEDKYNFSIYPVHLACLYELRMKHLLFLVAHDLADTHPEEPCTWLAVGVYYFAIDKIAEARRYFSKASMMDAHFGPAWIGFAHTFAAEGEHDQAISAYSTAARLFMGTHLPQIFLGMQNHALNNMALAEEFLKTAYGLCKTDPLLLNEMGIVKYHQDRPRDAVQYFEAALDIAEEINSEPGAWVATKTNLGHAYRRLRQFNKALDVFNDVLRLGGKDAAIFSAKGLILMEQNRPEEAVSVLHQALAINPQDSIATELLNKALEETVLADGAAEEEADDLADFESHLDQRKLEAAQRVNGRRAGRGMLDKGKGRVTRRRTLLDDEDKGESMMEMTDEDE
- the his3_2 gene encoding Imidazoleglycerol-phosphate dehydratase, whose amino-acid sequence is MGSPLPVRSAALARDTNETKIQLAINLDGGEFPADTDARLLKATTGHASQSSKSQIISVNTGIGFLDHMLHALAKHAGWSFAINCEGDLHIDDHHTAEDCCIALGYAFNQALGSLAGVARFGYAYAPLDEALSRAVVDLSNRPYSVIDLGLKREWLGKLSTEMVPHCLQSFAQGARVTLHVDCLRGDNDHHRAESAFKALAVAIRMATTRVKGKEGEVPSTKGTLSA